The Perca fluviatilis chromosome 3, GENO_Pfluv_1.0, whole genome shotgun sequence nucleotide sequence TTTTTTTTAGCTGCGATACAAAAAGTGACCATATACACTTATTTCAACTTTACTCCAGGTGATAGTGATGAAGCGTACCTTGGGCGTGGGCTACGCTGCAGTAGACAACCCCATTTTCTACAAGCCCAACACATCAATGCTGCTGGGAGATGCCAAAAAGACGTGTGACGGCCTGCAAGCGAAGATCAGAGAGACCTTCTACTAGCGACTCCTCATTAGCTCACCATCATCGACAGTAGTTTAAGTAGAGGCACACTGACCGATACTGCATTTCCACCATTGGCTTTCAGGATATATATTTTTGGAGAGCAGATTTATGGGGTCTGAAACAAATGTTCAATTACAAAGATGCCCAAGATTCATAAgatgatttattttgtttattttttttttgaagataaGGGACATGAATAGCTCAAACAGAAATGTGTACCgatttgtaaataaaaatatttaaaaacgtatctgaagtctttttccttgcacattacattttaagatttaaataggAAAATCATACTCACTGTTACTTAGATGGATCAAAGTGGAAAGAGTATTGATTTTTAAGTCTCGCACACAAATGtcaaacatgcatttcgtttttgattttaaatatgaataatttcacattttattaaGAGAAAGGACAGACTATTTCCCATCtgattttaaaatgccataattaactgtttttgtgtttgtcattttgcagacagagttgttgattttttttaaattgctatTATCCAGTTTGTTGCAACTGTATGATTTTTATTTCAGAGCTATGTCTTGTATTTACTCATGTATCAAAACACACCTTATTAATGTTTGGCAACTGGAAACCCTTTTTTATTATTGCATATTCTTATACAAATAGTATTCCTTACAAAATCAAATGACACTCAgctaaaaaaaatcttacaaGGGCTAGCATGTGAATCTACTCTTCAGCTAAAGCTCACAACAGTCTCTTGTAGCTGATTTCAGTTTTTCCTCACAGCATTTCTCAGCATTTTCCAGCAGCAGTCTTGGCTTTGTTGACAACTGAGTGCAGGTAGGAGTAGAAGAAGAGAAGGTTATCATATTCTCCTTTGTACTCCTGAGAAAGGCAATGCACGTGGAAGTCATTgaggaaataataaatagcctCGATAGTAGCTAGGTAGGTGTCTGGTTTGCCCTTCTGATGGCGCCAGAAACACGTTTTCCTCATCTTCAGCTCTACCCGGAGCAAATCTGGAGGAGAACACACGTCAGTCAGAAGAGAAACACACGAACACAGTGGGATCACGTTAAACAGCGTTGTGGGTGAAGTAAATTTGCCCCAAATAATTACCAGCAGTCAGAGCTCTTTGAAAAGCTGAACAAATACAATCGTTCATGATTACCTTGCAGTCTCTCATCTGTGCTGATCTTGTTGGTCTGGTTCCATGTGCTGTCAATGAAGACCACCCTCTGTAGGGGATACACACTTGACTCCAAGCCCTTTGCTTCATCTGGGTTCCCTGACTCCGGGTTCTCTGCGCTGTGTGTGGCGCCTTGCACTTCCTCACTTTTCCGCCTCTTTATGCAGGGTTCATGAGAGGAGCCATGTGACCTGCTTTCGGTCCTGTCACGCAACCACTGCATCATGTCTTGAACTGAGACAGCCCCTGGACCAGGGAACACCAACACCACCTGGAGAGAGCAGAGGAACAACCCAGATTCAGAGAGGAACAGCATCATACAAACCAAGACTAGAGTACTAAAAAATATGTGTTTCTACAATGTGGTGATTTGCTACATTTAGGAAGCACTGAAAGAGAGAAATACACTTCGGCAGCagcaaaataaagttgaaaacaTGAAATCATTCAATTGAgtaaaatagatgaaagcacaaaaggaaaaaaaaaaaaaaatcaaagtggGAAACTGTCAAATACAATAAAACAGACAAGGCTTGTACACTAAAGCCACTGTAATTCTGTATGTCAAGTCAAATTACAGTATAGGATTTTGCCAAATATAACTAGTGCTATGAAATTTAAAACTTGTCAAGCATGAAATGTGAAAATGCAGCAACTGACAGGATCCTTTAAATGTATTACAAATTCCACACTTTTTCATTATAGTTTTATCCAGTATGGATCAACATCTAAAATGAGTTATACTACAACAAATACAGGAGTAAATCATGcacataaacagacatttaATTTCTAGAAACAGTGTCAATGTAGTGGTTAGTAACAGTATAGTTTCAATCAAGTATTACAAAATTAATATTATATAGAATATAGAAGAAAATTAAGCAGCAGAAATATGAAGATAATAAAGAGcactagagctgaaacaattagttgattaattgattggcTGATGGATAAAAATAAATAGCATCTTAAttatgaggatttgctgcttttctttgtgttgtgtgatggtaaatatatatatctttgggttttggactgttgagcGGAcataagacatttgaagacgtaacgtctttttttttttatcttgggcttttgaaaaaaatgtaataggcaGTTGAGTCGTCTCTTTCGATtctatagaccaaacaattaatctGGGAAAAATAATGGGcagattaattgagaaaaaaaacaaccagtcGCAGCCATAAAAGGTACACCTTCACAGTGACACTCAaaggtgtttaaaaaaataaaaaaataaaaaataaaaagggagtGGTAAATACACTCCATTCCTTGATGACGAAAAACAACTAACCTGGTCCTTTTCATAGTCCGGTATGCAGGGGTAAGTGTATATGGTGACGTCACTGGGTGCGAGGATCTTGGCGTGGATTGCAGTGCTCTTGCCATCCGTCTCATTGGGATGCTTGATGATGTCTATCTTCACAGGAAGCTGAGCATGACACACAATATGTAGAGTCACGTCCAGAAGACAGTTCCACTTCAATCACACCATGTGCAAAGTTTTATAGAtcttacattaaaaaaagaacttgACATTTCCATAACATTATGATACTATTACAGCAATTCCATACTCTAGCTGAAGGCGTCTCTTAAAAGAACATCAAGAGGGTCATGACTTCTTACTGACCGTGATTAAGGGGATTTCTTGCGGGCTGACACCCAGTAATGAGCAGCATGTGTAGCAGAAGAACATCCTTGATCCTCCACATTTAGAGCATTTCAACCTGCCCCTCTCCTGTGCCTTCTCCAGCACTGCATGCGATGCCAATTTTAGACCTTGGAGAGGCTGCTTGGCGAGCTCAGAAGTGTCTGATGAATCACTAGAGACTGTTGTTTTGTCACGGCAACTAGGATGGAGACGCTGGTTCTGATCCAGGCTGCTCATTCTTGCTCTTTAAAATGTTGACGAATCAGTGCTGAAGTATGTGAGCCCTACATTCATAGCTGAACaataatgacaaaacaaatgatgACAAATATTAGCAGACAGAAATAATCCAACAACTACACAACTTTCAAACTGAGGGGTGCACTAATGTGGAAAAGCCATTAAACAAGCTAGGGGTTGTTACTAAAAAGCTCATACAGTGGTCGTTTTTCAGACAAATTAGTTGAATTTGGTTGGGAGATATTGTGCATATGAATATAACAGACTGGATGTCTAGGATTTTAGTTGCAATAAAAGTATGTAGCCTAGCTTGAATGCTGTCTttatagtctcatatcacaagcTTTCGGTTTGTGTACCTCAACTCTGAAATGAACTGCCTGATGATGACTTTATTCATGACCTCATTTGACTGTTCTTCAGAGTGAAATGATCAATAATGCTCTTTCGGCTTATATCCACAATAATGATATTTTCACATTATCCCATCTTAGTTTACACATGAAAGCAAAAACAATCACTCTCGATATGGTGTCACATTATGAGCAGAGTTAAAACATCCTGGTATTTGATTTAGTCACTATCGACCAGTTTAACAGACAGAGTTCTGAGaaacgagaaaaaaaagtgagggAGGGACATGCTGTTGCATTATAGCATTAAACGAGATGTAGCTAGTTCAGTCCATTAGCCACTTGACAAAAGTAAGTAGAAAGACTGTTGCTACCTAGCTAGGTGCATAGGGAGCATTAGCTAATGTCAGTTAGCTAGAGAATGAATGTAAAGTGAGCTAAACAcaggctacataacgttacagCTTAGTGATTGCATTTAAGTTAAAGAGCACAGCATGTAGTTAACACTGAATCCTGAGGTAACGttatctttctctcctcttaaGCTCAGTGAAATCTGACAGTAGACTATACACTGTAACTACATCTGCCCCAGCTTACCTACATACGTTGCAGTACAGTCAACATTACCTGATCGTGCTAGTGAAGCTAGCTTCTCTTAGCTAGCAAGCTTGAGATGCGCACATCTGTAGCTTCCAGCTTCGGCTACGAGCAGACAGAAATCATAGTGGCTAGGTAGGTTAGCTAATAGCAAAGACCAAAAGACAACAGAAGTTGGTGTAGTTCAGTTGATTTGCAAGCAATACGTTGTCCACTTGTTTTTCAATCGCGTTAAAAACGTGTGTACCGGTATACGACAGCGTGAATGTCTTCCTCTACGCCGGAAATACTGTTCCGTATAAAGGAAAGAGTACTTTGTTACTAAGCACCGAATTCCGAAGGTGTGCGACGTTACCTGCAGGTGGTGGACAAATGACGCACTGCACGataggtagctagctaacgttccTAACACAAACGAGAAGAACCTCGTAGTTAGATAATGTTAATTTAATAAAAGTCATTAGTTACTGTAAACGGAGGACTCTGTGTTAACtagttaaataaacaaatacgtGTTGAGTTACAGTTATTAGTTAGCTAGTGGTAGAGTTCAAATTGGCTAGCTAAGCGTCAGGGAACCTTAATTTTACTCCGTCAATCACGTTGTCATGTGTTATGTTAATGGTGTCGCCGTTaagtagctagctaggttaACGTTACTCTTATAAACATTTTCCATAAACAAATTTAGTGTAGGCTATGTTTcgttattaatttaaaaaaaaaaaaaaaaacattcacagcTTGTTTTTGGGGGGAGTTTCGTGATACAGGTTATCTTCATATcgaaataaatcaacagtaaatgtTAACAGTAAGTATGATTtgtatacattatttattatttccaaatacatttaaataaaaagttgtAAATTCAGCTAACAAAGTTTACAaggcttaaaggtgcaatatgtaatatactatttaatgtatattatcaaaaaatgaccacaatgtgtcatcagatattaaggaaacatgctaagttgaaatactagcTTTgctttctgacaacaatgctaaagccagtattttatatatatatatatatatatatatatatatatatatatatatatatatatatatatatagcatatctTTTTGAAATGTCTGTTCCATGACgcaatgtctgtttgtgttttggcctgtgtgttggtatcaattcaattcaattttatttatagtatcaaatcataacaagagttatctcaagatactttacagatagagtaggtctagaccacactctataatttacaaatttacaaagacccaacaattccagtaattcccccaagagcaagcatttagtgcgacagtggcgaggaaaaactcccttttaggaagaaacttcggacagacccaggctcttggtaggcggtgtctgacggtgccggttgggggcgtgatgaacagtggcaataatagtcacaataaagataatgaaaCAGTGatgttacaggatgtagcagggcacagcagagcatagctgtagggcactgcagggcgttacaggatgtagcagggcactgcagggcgttacaggatgtggCAGGGCACAGCAACTGCCTATTTTGACAGCcgggccgggttgccagatatacctgtaaacacaaacccagcgcgctacagctgtagcTAGTACAGCCgtggaagcagcaaacaaacgaacgggatcaacggagatagattcatTCTACCCGCCCTAAAAAAAACTCGCCATCTTTCTAAACGGTTGCATTACCAGAGACGAGGTAAAAcacgggtaaatattggagatgcattTTAAAGaaggagacagcttagagccaaAAAGGACACAGAGTTGACAGTTTCCTCCTTAACAGGTCTGAAAGTAGTAGTACCGACATCTCTCCCCTGCCGAAATTGTTCCCCCGCTTCTGTTCAGCGGGTGTAGCCGACAGACAGTCCCTGTGCCCTGGGTACAGGCGACCGTGAGGTCTATTAAGTGGCTGTTGCAGTGACGTTAAGCCAAGTAAAGGTGGCTGTCAGTCGGGTACAAAGCTCCGCAAGGTCGCAGTCTTTTTAGCGGTCGTTGTTACGGTTAGTCAATAAAAGATGACTgtcagccgggtacagagctctgtcagagcacaggcttttataaCCGTCAACATAGCAGC carries:
- the dtwd1 gene encoding tRNA-uridine aminocarboxypropyltransferase 1, whose product is MSSLDQNQRLHPSCRDKTTVSSDSSDTSELAKQPLQGLKLASHAVLEKAQERGRLKCSKCGGSRMFFCYTCCSLLGVSPQEIPLITLPVKIDIIKHPNETDGKSTAIHAKILAPSDVTIYTYPCIPDYEKDQVVLVFPGPGAVSVQDMMQWLRDRTESRSHGSSHEPCIKRRKSEEVQGATHSAENPESGNPDEAKGLESSVYPLQRVVFIDSTWNQTNKISTDERLQDLLRVELKMRKTCFWRHQKGKPDTYLATIEAIYYFLNDFHVHCLSQEYKGEYDNLLFFYSYLHSVVNKAKTAAGKC